A window of the Isosphaera pallida ATCC 43644 genome harbors these coding sequences:
- a CDS encoding CRTAC1 family protein, with the protein MPKFIRSGTNAALSAAVAQESPFQGGIAAGFMVLVVSLPWVGVGCGPESPPIASNQQLDSRSLMRSQGEAELPVDQSPSPSLVGMDARGAATRSYQTVPQKGPSPFRFLDITAESGIDFVHVSGMTSDKHFPTANGSGVAVFDYDGDGWMDLYFCNATFFPLGSRSTGPNRLYRNLGGNRFEDVTSSSGLGFEGFCHGVVVGDFDNDGHPDVFLATYHQDRLYRNNGDGTFTDMTDESGILQGRWSSSGATLDYNNDGLLDIYVSTYGVWDMKDAERFCGDQIRRVRLYCSPLVIQPSEHMLYRNEGNFKFTNVYNEFLVDLGGNRIPGRTDGRGFGVVAIDVDRDGDVDLYIANDICPNFLFLNRGDGTFEDVTELSGAAYDEKGQAQSGMGVEANDCNGDGRPELFVTNFANEYNTLYQNMGGGSFQDMTTTAGLATASLPWVGWGCVLEDFDRDGWIDCFVSNGHVDNNRDQIGQKVDYAQPPLLFHNTALDEKSPDSPRRFELATLQAGSYFESSHVGRGVAYGDLDNDGRLDLVINHKDDKPAVLLNRTESPRFSWLQLKLVGTQSNRDAVGAKVEIQVGSRTLTRWRKGGTSMLSSHDPRMIIGLGTVETETVVVEVTWPKGTVSRHELRTNQYHEIVEP; encoded by the coding sequence ATGCCCAAGTTCATACGATCTGGGACCAACGCGGCCCTAAGCGCGGCGGTGGCTCAAGAATCGCCCTTCCAGGGCGGGATTGCCGCGGGGTTCATGGTCCTCGTCGTGTCGCTGCCGTGGGTGGGTGTGGGCTGTGGCCCGGAATCCCCCCCGATCGCAAGCAACCAGCAGTTGGATAGCCGATCCTTGATGCGATCCCAAGGGGAGGCCGAGCTGCCCGTCGACCAAAGCCCTTCCCCCTCGCTGGTTGGCATGGACGCGCGGGGCGCAGCCACCCGCTCTTACCAAACCGTCCCGCAAAAAGGTCCCAGCCCGTTCCGCTTCCTCGACATCACCGCCGAGAGCGGCATCGACTTCGTTCACGTCTCGGGGATGACCAGCGACAAGCATTTCCCCACCGCCAACGGATCGGGAGTCGCGGTCTTCGACTACGACGGCGACGGCTGGATGGATCTCTATTTTTGCAACGCCACCTTCTTCCCGTTGGGGAGCCGCTCAACTGGTCCTAACCGGTTGTACCGTAACCTCGGCGGTAACCGCTTCGAGGATGTCACCTCCTCCTCGGGTCTGGGCTTCGAGGGCTTCTGCCACGGCGTCGTGGTCGGTGACTTCGACAACGACGGTCACCCCGACGTGTTTCTGGCAACCTATCATCAAGACCGCCTCTATCGCAACAATGGCGATGGCACCTTCACCGACATGACCGACGAATCTGGCATCCTCCAGGGCCGCTGGTCCTCCAGTGGAGCCACGCTCGATTACAACAACGACGGATTGCTGGATATTTATGTCAGCACCTACGGCGTCTGGGATATGAAGGACGCCGAGCGCTTCTGCGGCGACCAGATCCGTCGCGTGCGGCTTTATTGCTCCCCGTTAGTGATTCAGCCAAGCGAACACATGTTGTATCGCAACGAAGGGAACTTCAAGTTCACCAACGTCTACAACGAGTTCCTCGTGGACCTAGGCGGCAATCGAATCCCAGGACGCACCGACGGACGCGGCTTCGGCGTGGTGGCGATCGACGTGGACCGCGATGGCGACGTGGACTTGTACATTGCCAACGATATTTGCCCCAATTTCTTGTTCCTCAACCGGGGTGATGGTACCTTCGAGGATGTCACGGAACTCTCCGGCGCGGCTTACGACGAAAAAGGCCAGGCCCAGTCGGGCATGGGGGTGGAGGCCAACGACTGCAACGGCGATGGCCGTCCTGAGCTGTTCGTGACCAATTTCGCCAACGAATACAACACACTCTATCAGAACATGGGTGGGGGCAGCTTCCAGGACATGACCACCACCGCCGGCCTGGCGACCGCCAGCCTGCCCTGGGTTGGCTGGGGCTGCGTGCTCGAGGACTTCGACCGCGACGGTTGGATCGACTGCTTCGTGTCCAACGGGCATGTGGACAACAACCGCGACCAGATCGGTCAAAAGGTCGATTATGCCCAACCTCCCCTGCTCTTTCACAACACCGCGCTGGATGAGAAATCCCCCGACTCACCCCGACGCTTCGAACTCGCCACACTCCAAGCCGGCTCTTACTTCGAGTCCTCCCACGTCGGCCGCGGAGTCGCCTACGGCGATCTCGACAACGATGGGCGACTCGATCTCGTGATCAACCACAAGGACGACAAGCCCGCGGTTCTCCTCAACCGCACCGAGTCACCCCGCTTCTCCTGGCTCCAGCTCAAGCTGGTGGGAACCCAGTCCAACCGGGATGCCGTGGGCGCGAAGGTTGAAATCCAAGTTGGCTCTCGAACCCTCACCCGTTGGCGCAAAGGTGGGACGAGCATGTTGAGCAGTCATGATCCACGGATGATCATCGGTTTGGGGACGGTCGAAACCGAAACCGTCGTCGTCGAGGTCACCTGGCCCAAAGGGACGGTGAGCCGTCACGAACTGAGGACCAACCAATACCACGAGATCGTTGAACCGTGA
- a CDS encoding FtsK/SpoIIIE family DNA translocase has protein sequence MTERQDGGWRTRAVTLGWAVGLIFGGMALVGFDPADGPWASASPANAPVSNPCGPAGAWLAAIVMQTIGWGWPIAYASAIVLVARRCRGDLPPSLLDLLGVACLTLTCATLSQLGGGELLAWRSPAVGPGGYLGALTGLALTETLGGRGSGLILTVTATVGIMLTRSWLVIEPLDGISAWIVRRSWWRRFRRAQSSSGTALAARSGSIPWRDQPLLPYEPLEESLSPEPASVAAHEWAERTPAVPSLQPGQGRANRCDPTVRAWTTAETPPAKRASSAETPSLATPRLSSDPGGADAGALVRIGYPAYALAIGAVEPSRSLADYEPPSLELLDPPPIMRHQEDEARVRERAALLEQTLADFGLNVRVVQIDTGPVITQFEIELEAGLRVSRIVSLADDLAVALAVPSVRIVAPIPGKNTVGIEVPNERRTFVKMVEIVEQTRNEVTRKRIPLFLGKDVKGRPLVTDLTEMPHLLIAGRTGSGKSVCLNALIVSMLLTRRPDELKLILIDPKKVELMPYRRVPHLMHPVVTDMDKVEPLLASLVNLMEERYTWLSRAGVRDIQTYNSLGPEEILARIRPEDPEEAKRVPTRMPYVVIVTDEMADLIMTAAKETETHIVRLAQKARAVGIHLILATQRPVVEVITGLIKANIPGRIAFQVRDRSNSRIVLDTMGAERLLDRGDLLFMYPGTASLIRAQGVFVTDHEVHRVCRYLERYPVEYCKELTRPAGGPLSGKDRAAALKERDELYEAAIEIVIREGRGSCSLLQRALGIGYGRASRLIDFMAEDGVVGEYKAGGPREVLVSLEDWEAMKAAEASSSGLD, from the coding sequence GTGACGGAGCGTCAGGATGGAGGATGGCGGACCCGGGCTGTTACCTTGGGCTGGGCGGTCGGTTTGATCTTTGGGGGCATGGCCTTGGTTGGGTTTGACCCGGCTGATGGTCCCTGGGCCTCGGCCTCGCCGGCCAACGCGCCGGTGAGCAATCCGTGCGGTCCCGCGGGAGCGTGGTTGGCGGCGATCGTGATGCAAACCATTGGCTGGGGTTGGCCGATCGCTTACGCCTCCGCGATTGTGTTGGTTGCGCGCCGATGCCGAGGAGACCTCCCACCCAGCTTGCTCGACCTCCTTGGCGTAGCCTGCTTGACGTTAACCTGCGCGACCTTGTCTCAGCTTGGCGGGGGCGAGCTACTGGCGTGGAGGAGTCCGGCGGTGGGTCCGGGCGGCTACTTGGGAGCGTTGACTGGTCTGGCGTTGACCGAGACGCTGGGAGGACGAGGTTCGGGACTGATTCTGACCGTCACTGCCACAGTGGGAATCATGCTCACACGAAGCTGGCTTGTCATCGAGCCGCTCGATGGAATTTCCGCCTGGATCGTTCGCCGCAGTTGGTGGCGGCGATTCCGGCGTGCTCAATCTTCAAGTGGCACGGCGTTGGCTGCGCGCAGTGGCTCGATTCCGTGGCGCGATCAACCGCTGTTGCCTTATGAGCCTCTGGAGGAATCGCTCTCTCCAGAGCCGGCCTCCGTCGCCGCCCACGAGTGGGCGGAACGGACCCCGGCGGTTCCGAGTCTCCAACCAGGGCAGGGGCGGGCGAATCGTTGCGATCCAACGGTTCGGGCTTGGACGACAGCCGAGACTCCCCCCGCGAAACGGGCCTCGTCGGCCGAAACGCCTTCTCTTGCCACGCCCCGCTTGTCAAGCGACCCCGGGGGAGCAGACGCGGGGGCCCTGGTGCGGATTGGGTACCCCGCCTACGCGCTAGCAATCGGGGCTGTCGAGCCGTCTCGATCGTTGGCCGACTACGAGCCTCCGTCGCTGGAACTGCTCGACCCCCCTCCGATCATGCGTCATCAGGAGGACGAAGCACGGGTGAGAGAACGCGCGGCGCTTTTGGAACAAACCTTGGCCGATTTTGGTTTGAACGTGCGGGTGGTTCAGATCGACACGGGGCCAGTCATCACGCAGTTCGAGATCGAGCTGGAGGCCGGTTTGCGAGTGTCGCGGATCGTCAGTCTGGCCGACGACCTGGCCGTGGCGTTAGCGGTGCCCAGCGTGCGGATCGTCGCGCCGATCCCTGGCAAAAATACGGTGGGAATCGAGGTGCCCAACGAGCGTCGAACCTTCGTCAAGATGGTCGAGATCGTCGAGCAAACCCGCAACGAAGTCACGCGGAAGCGAATCCCCCTCTTCTTGGGCAAGGATGTGAAGGGTCGCCCGTTGGTGACCGACCTCACCGAGATGCCCCACTTGCTCATCGCCGGGCGCACCGGGTCGGGAAAATCGGTCTGTCTCAACGCATTGATTGTGTCGATGTTGTTAACCCGTCGTCCCGACGAGTTGAAGCTGATCCTCATCGATCCTAAAAAGGTCGAGCTGATGCCGTACCGTCGGGTGCCTCACCTGATGCATCCGGTCGTCACGGATATGGACAAGGTCGAGCCTTTGCTCGCCTCGTTGGTCAACCTGATGGAAGAGCGCTATACTTGGTTGTCACGGGCCGGGGTGCGGGACATTCAGACTTACAACAGTCTGGGACCGGAGGAGATTCTCGCGCGAATTCGCCCGGAGGATCCCGAGGAGGCCAAACGGGTACCCACGCGAATGCCCTACGTGGTGATCGTCACCGACGAAATGGCTGACCTGATTATGACCGCCGCCAAGGAAACCGAGACGCACATCGTCCGCTTGGCCCAAAAAGCCCGCGCTGTCGGCATCCATCTGATCTTGGCCACCCAACGCCCCGTGGTCGAAGTCATCACGGGTCTCATCAAAGCCAACATTCCTGGACGCATTGCGTTCCAGGTGCGGGACCGCTCCAACTCGCGGATCGTCCTGGACACGATGGGAGCTGAACGCTTGCTTGATCGTGGCGATCTGTTGTTCATGTATCCCGGCACGGCCTCGCTCATTCGTGCCCAGGGCGTGTTCGTCACCGACCACGAGGTGCATCGCGTCTGCCGCTACTTGGAACGCTATCCAGTCGAATACTGCAAGGAACTCACTCGACCGGCCGGGGGACCACTCTCGGGCAAGGATCGGGCCGCAGCGCTCAAGGAGCGCGACGAGCTTTACGAGGCGGCCATCGAAATCGTCATCCGCGAAGGCCGTGGTTCCTGCTCGTTGCTCCAGCGGGCCTTGGGAATTGGTTACGGTCGCGCGTCGCGTTTGATCGACTTCATGGCCGAGGACGGCGTGGTGGGCGAATACAAGGCGGGCGGCCCCCGTGAGGTCCTCGTCTCACTTGAAGACTGGGAGGCGATGAAGGCGGCCGAAGCGTCTAGCAGCGGCCTGGATTAA
- a CDS encoding nucleotide pyrophosphohydrolase, with product MSIPNDATPCDNETTLADVKRWVKEFSVAREWERFHFPKELAVALAIEAAEVMELGRFKSHADVADALRHPEHRRAWAHELADCLWALVRLADVCGIDLASALDEKLKLADRKYPVDQSKGRHDKYTAYQEEEKLDLVPGGISSRDPN from the coding sequence ATGAGCATCCCAAACGACGCGACGCCTTGCGACAACGAGACGACATTGGCCGATGTTAAGCGTTGGGTCAAAGAGTTCAGCGTGGCCCGAGAGTGGGAGCGGTTTCATTTTCCCAAAGAGCTGGCCGTGGCCTTGGCGATCGAAGCGGCGGAGGTCATGGAACTGGGTCGTTTCAAAAGTCACGCGGATGTGGCCGACGCCCTACGGCATCCCGAACACCGTCGGGCTTGGGCGCACGAACTGGCCGACTGCCTTTGGGCGCTGGTCCGCTTGGCCGACGTTTGCGGAATCGACCTGGCGTCAGCTTTGGATGAAAAGCTCAAGCTGGCCGATCGCAAGTATCCGGTGGACCAATCCAAAGGACGCCACGACAAGTACACGGCCTACCAAGAAGAAGAAAAACTGGATTTGGTACCAGGTGGAATCTCGTCACGCGACCCCAATTGA
- a CDS encoding sensor histidine kinase — protein sequence MTPPRWTIQTKLVLGLALVLTMIVILLGGAIQGLRTFSTSHAMLVDQLRELGAAGRLLEQIVRLDSRETTTPEGRSALTATVNRSREALEGYHRLLIENRAKGNRFDDGMDELIVAFKIDENLTALLAELKPDAVVEPVMPGTRSYRERLNAEAKARRALRGETGKTDQPGARSPGGDEEEDEERNPSPEERLERLERAAMQLPGHLYRDFYNILEQSRRDHAASTVIVWTSAVLVLFLLLALAYLVHRWVLYPVRLLHRGVRRVGRGAFDFRILLQTGDEMQSLAEAFNDMTARIRATYDDLERQVQERSRQLIRSERLAGVGFLAAGVAHEINNPLASIAFCAEALERRLISPNRPPSSSGGEEGDAVRDYLRMIQEEAFRCKRITEKLLDFSRTSELRRAPTELNALVTDVVEMVRHLGKYRGKSIEVKSTEAVYALADAQEIKQVALNLVVNALDSVDPGGWLVITLRYAEGMAEMEFVDNGKGMTPEVLENIFEPFFTTRPVGKGTGLGLSITHRIISQHDGLIFAESDGPDRGARFVVRLPVAPGVFDADSDSRIRAIAGPSDEGPDPSRGKVFHAA from the coding sequence ATGACGCCGCCCCGTTGGACGATCCAGACCAAATTGGTCTTGGGCTTAGCCCTGGTCCTGACCATGATCGTGATCCTCTTAGGAGGCGCGATCCAGGGACTTCGGACTTTCTCAACCAGCCACGCCATGCTGGTCGATCAGTTGCGGGAACTTGGAGCCGCCGGTCGCCTTTTGGAACAGATCGTGCGGCTGGACAGCCGCGAGACCACCACCCCGGAAGGGCGTTCCGCCTTGACCGCTACGGTCAATCGGTCGCGCGAGGCGCTGGAGGGTTATCACCGCCTGTTGATCGAAAATCGGGCCAAGGGCAATCGGTTCGACGACGGCATGGATGAACTGATCGTCGCCTTCAAGATCGACGAGAATCTCACCGCGTTGCTGGCCGAACTCAAGCCCGACGCGGTGGTCGAACCGGTGATGCCGGGCACTCGCAGCTACCGCGAGCGTCTCAACGCCGAGGCCAAAGCTCGTCGCGCCCTTCGCGGTGAGACCGGCAAGACTGACCAGCCGGGGGCGCGGTCTCCCGGCGGCGACGAAGAAGAGGACGAGGAGCGAAATCCCTCGCCAGAGGAGCGGTTGGAGCGTCTGGAACGGGCCGCGATGCAGTTGCCTGGCCATCTTTACCGGGACTTTTACAACATTCTGGAACAATCCCGCCGCGACCACGCCGCCAGCACGGTGATTGTTTGGACCTCGGCGGTCCTGGTGCTGTTTTTGCTGTTGGCGTTGGCCTATTTGGTTCATCGCTGGGTGTTGTACCCGGTGCGTTTACTCCATCGTGGGGTCCGACGAGTAGGGCGCGGAGCATTCGATTTCCGCATTTTGCTTCAGACCGGCGACGAGATGCAGTCGCTGGCCGAAGCCTTCAACGACATGACCGCCCGCATCCGCGCCACCTACGACGACCTGGAGCGTCAAGTGCAGGAACGCAGTCGGCAGTTGATTCGCTCCGAGCGTCTGGCCGGAGTCGGTTTCCTGGCCGCCGGGGTCGCTCATGAAATCAACAATCCCCTGGCTTCGATCGCCTTCTGCGCCGAGGCGTTGGAACGTCGTTTGATCTCGCCGAATCGTCCCCCTTCCAGCTCGGGTGGCGAAGAGGGGGACGCCGTGCGCGATTATCTGCGCATGATCCAAGAAGAGGCGTTCCGCTGCAAACGCATTACCGAAAAGCTGCTGGACTTCTCCCGGACCAGCGAGTTGAGGCGCGCTCCGACCGAATTGAACGCCCTGGTGACCGACGTGGTCGAGATGGTCCGGCATCTCGGCAAGTATCGGGGCAAGTCGATCGAGGTGAAGTCCACCGAGGCGGTCTACGCCCTGGCCGACGCCCAGGAGATCAAACAAGTCGCGCTCAACCTGGTGGTCAACGCCTTGGATTCGGTCGATCCGGGAGGGTGGTTGGTGATCACGTTGCGCTACGCTGAGGGCATGGCCGAGATGGAGTTCGTGGACAATGGTAAGGGGATGACTCCGGAGGTGCTGGAGAACATTTTCGAGCCGTTTTTCACCACCCGCCCGGTCGGCAAGGGAACCGGGTTGGGCTTGTCGATCACACACCGCATCATTTCCCAACACGATGGTTTGATCTTCGCCGAGAGCGACGGGCCGGACCGGGGAGCGCGATTCGTGGTGCGTTTGCCGGTGGCTCCGGGCGTGTTTGACGCCGACTCCGACTCGCGGATCCGCGCCATCGCTGGACCCAGCGACGAGGGACCCGACCCGAGCCGGGGCAAGGTCTTTCACGCCGCGTAG
- a CDS encoding tetratricopeptide repeat protein — MTPRFRTSWVVLGTACVLLVAAIVVRFNLNTTQLAEGWLERGREALDRQDLAAAQAILERLESMPQVDPNDLGLFRAQCLIAQNRIAEAIEALAAIPDEFPLSAQVRLKQGQLELRRHRLASAERALTRATQLDPNLVQAHRELIYILGYQVRRAELRARYQALAQTGTLTPYDVYLWCLTRYNTWDAAEHFDDLQRFVRAEPTDEWSRLALARAAIALNRIDEGLAILQPLDPENPEVRLVRAQAELARGDLNQADALLAANPPDHVESLRLRGKLALYRNHPNDAAAFYRRAVELAPEDREGVIGLAQSLKAAHDPEADRWLNAARDHERYAHQLHQLRLPENQNNPESWRIMADLCERIGCHAEAAAWYQLLIARNPLDSEAQAALARLKARQESGTAGIGP; from the coding sequence GTGACGCCGCGTTTTCGCACATCCTGGGTGGTTTTGGGGACCGCCTGCGTCCTGCTTGTGGCGGCAATTGTGGTCCGTTTCAACCTCAATACGACCCAATTGGCCGAGGGGTGGCTCGAGCGGGGACGCGAGGCTCTCGACCGTCAGGACCTCGCCGCCGCCCAGGCGATTTTGGAGCGCCTCGAGTCAATGCCCCAGGTCGATCCTAACGATCTGGGTCTCTTCCGCGCCCAATGTCTGATTGCACAGAACCGAATCGCCGAGGCGATCGAAGCCTTGGCGGCTATCCCCGACGAATTTCCCCTCAGCGCTCAGGTTCGTCTCAAACAGGGGCAGCTGGAACTCCGTCGCCATCGCCTGGCCTCCGCTGAACGGGCTTTAACCCGCGCGACTCAACTCGACCCCAACCTCGTCCAGGCTCACCGCGAGCTGATCTACATTCTGGGCTACCAGGTCCGTCGCGCGGAGTTGCGCGCACGCTATCAGGCACTGGCCCAAACCGGGACGCTGACCCCCTACGATGTGTATCTCTGGTGCTTGACCCGCTACAACACGTGGGACGCGGCCGAACATTTCGATGACTTGCAGCGGTTCGTTCGGGCCGAGCCCACCGACGAATGGTCTCGCCTGGCTTTGGCGCGGGCAGCGATTGCATTGAACCGGATCGACGAGGGGTTGGCGATCTTGCAACCCCTCGACCCAGAAAACCCGGAGGTTCGACTTGTCCGCGCCCAGGCAGAACTGGCGCGGGGGGACTTGAACCAGGCTGACGCGCTGCTGGCCGCCAATCCGCCCGACCACGTCGAGAGCCTCCGACTCCGAGGAAAACTCGCATTGTATCGCAACCACCCCAACGATGCGGCCGCGTTTTACCGTCGCGCCGTTGAACTTGCCCCCGAAGACCGCGAAGGGGTCATCGGCCTGGCCCAATCCCTCAAAGCGGCTCATGATCCCGAGGCCGATCGATGGCTCAACGCCGCCCGCGACCATGAGCGATACGCTCACCAACTTCATCAATTGCGATTGCCTGAGAATCAGAACAATCCCGAATCATGGCGAATCATGGCCGACCTTTGCGAACGGATCGGTTGTCACGCCGAGGCGGCCGCCTGGTACCAACTGCTCATCGCGCGAAATCCACTCGATTCGGAGGCCCAGGCCGCCTTGGCTCGGCTCAAGGCTCGTCAGGAGTCTGGAACCGCAGGGATCGGTCCATGA
- a CDS encoding sigma-54-dependent transcriptional regulator: MNDKSSAGLRILFADDEAHLRDVMRLELPRLGHEVTVHSDGESAVRAAEKSSFDLAILDIRMPGLNGIEVLERIKKSSPETQVVLLTGQASLETAVQALRLGAFDYLTKPCKWAELEVLLKRVAERRDLANKAAALETRLKHAEGAPTLVGETPGMQAIQRLIDTVAPTDATVLILGETGTGKELVARNLHERSNRAGGSFVPVNCGALPEHLVESELFGHRKGAFTGADSHRKGLFEVANGGTLFLDEVGELNKSLQVKLLRFLESGEIRRVGENEPFRVDVRVLCATNRNIPEMIAADTFREDLYFRINTFEIRLPPLRERVGDLPGLVDHLIRRFASRRGMIEPPRVTPEAYEALARHSWPGNVRELANVVERAMILAGSGPITPEHLPMTNPTGHLRSGSATGTVSLGSAPHATAVAGPHFRVPEGGMSLRDVEMRYIQAVLEKHNGNKPAAARELGIALKTLYNKINQLQQG, encoded by the coding sequence ATGAATGACAAGAGCAGTGCGGGTTTGCGGATCCTCTTCGCCGACGACGAGGCCCATCTACGCGACGTGATGCGGCTGGAGCTACCCCGGTTGGGCCACGAGGTCACGGTTCACTCCGACGGCGAATCGGCTGTCCGAGCCGCGGAGAAATCCAGTTTCGACCTGGCGATTCTGGATATTCGGATGCCGGGCCTCAACGGCATCGAAGTCTTGGAGCGAATCAAGAAAAGTTCACCTGAGACCCAGGTGGTGTTATTGACTGGTCAAGCGTCGTTGGAGACTGCGGTGCAGGCGCTGCGTTTGGGGGCATTCGATTACCTCACCAAGCCCTGCAAGTGGGCCGAGTTGGAAGTGCTGCTCAAGCGGGTCGCCGAACGTCGCGATCTGGCCAACAAGGCTGCCGCGCTCGAGACCCGTCTGAAACACGCCGAGGGGGCACCCACCCTGGTGGGCGAGACCCCGGGAATGCAGGCGATTCAAAGGCTGATCGACACCGTGGCCCCGACCGACGCGACCGTGCTGATTCTGGGCGAGACCGGCACCGGCAAGGAACTGGTGGCTCGCAACCTCCACGAACGCAGCAATCGCGCTGGCGGGTCCTTCGTTCCGGTCAACTGCGGCGCGTTGCCCGAGCATCTCGTCGAAAGCGAACTGTTTGGCCACCGTAAGGGAGCCTTCACCGGAGCCGACTCGCACCGCAAAGGACTCTTCGAGGTCGCTAACGGCGGCACCTTGTTCCTCGACGAAGTCGGCGAACTGAACAAGTCCCTCCAAGTCAAACTCCTGCGTTTTCTAGAGTCCGGCGAAATCCGCCGGGTCGGGGAGAACGAACCGTTCCGAGTCGATGTCCGCGTCCTTTGCGCCACCAACCGAAACATCCCCGAAATGATCGCCGCCGACACCTTCCGCGAAGATTTGTATTTTCGGATCAATACATTTGAAATTCGATTGCCTCCGCTTCGGGAGCGGGTGGGGGATCTGCCCGGGTTGGTCGATCACTTAATCCGGCGCTTCGCCAGCCGTCGGGGAATGATTGAGCCGCCGCGGGTCACACCCGAAGCTTACGAGGCGCTGGCGCGACATAGCTGGCCGGGCAACGTGCGGGAACTGGCCAACGTGGTGGAGCGCGCGATGATCCTGGCTGGTTCTGGTCCAATTACCCCGGAACATTTACCAATGACCAACCCCACAGGCCACCTTCGGTCGGGGTCCGCCACCGGAACCGTCTCTCTGGGATCGGCCCCTCACGCCACGGCAGTGGCGGGACCACACTTTCGAGTTCCTGAGGGCGGGATGTCGCTGCGCGACGTGGAAATGCGGTACATTCAAGCAGTTTTGGAGAAGCACAACGGCAACAAACCCGCTGCCGCCCGGGAGCTGGGCATCGCTTTGAAGACCCTCTACAACAAGATCAACCAGCTTCAACAGGGCTAA
- a CDS encoding dienelactone hydrolase family protein, with amino-acid sequence MRRPLASSSSSRPHPNDPPRRIDRAFPDPDPDPPDEDARRIVPPWFDERHEPLTDTQAWNARRQRLRAQWREAIGLDRLGPARGRPTVPVVRAEDHDAGVIRRLVEYGSEPDAVWRAYLLRPIESTSASNRREDAQNVVRLRPGAVVFHSTTDETIRQPAGLTADASKHLGLDLARRGWVVVCPECFLWRHSQANRYHQAVAWLERQAGKPVAGLAKMTTDAQAALDLLLSQPGVDPMRIAAVGHSLGAKQALYLAAFDDRVAATVFSEGGLGLTHSNWNDPWYLGTLLDPDPDPDPHRPHLRLNHVELLTLIAPRGFALIGGDSADGARSQPLIRAAGTVWDRLGHPEALGMLNHRRGHTLPEEARVALFAWLEERCATTLATCQSDQGRVNP; translated from the coding sequence ATGCGTCGCCCGCTCGCTTCTTCCTCGTCGTCTCGACCTCATCCTAACGACCCACCCCGTCGAATCGACCGCGCGTTTCCCGATCCTGATCCCGATCCTCCCGACGAGGATGCCCGGAGGATCGTGCCACCGTGGTTCGATGAACGGCACGAGCCTCTTACCGACACCCAAGCCTGGAACGCGCGGCGTCAACGCCTGCGTGCCCAATGGCGCGAGGCGATCGGCCTGGATCGCCTGGGGCCGGCACGCGGTCGTCCGACCGTTCCTGTGGTCCGTGCCGAGGACCATGACGCCGGCGTGATCCGCCGCCTGGTGGAATACGGTTCGGAGCCGGACGCTGTCTGGAGAGCGTATCTCCTGCGTCCCATCGAATCGACCTCCGCGTCTAACCGCCGCGAAGACGCTCAGAACGTCGTGCGTCTGCGTCCCGGCGCGGTGGTGTTTCATTCCACCACCGACGAGACGATTCGTCAGCCGGCCGGTTTGACCGCCGACGCCTCCAAACATCTGGGTCTGGACCTGGCGCGTCGAGGCTGGGTGGTGGTGTGTCCAGAGTGCTTCCTCTGGAGGCACTCCCAAGCCAACCGCTACCACCAAGCGGTCGCCTGGCTGGAGCGACAAGCCGGGAAACCGGTGGCGGGACTGGCCAAAATGACCACCGATGCTCAAGCCGCCCTCGATCTGCTCTTGAGCCAACCGGGTGTCGATCCTATGCGAATCGCGGCAGTTGGTCACTCGTTGGGAGCCAAACAGGCCCTCTATCTCGCCGCCTTCGACGATCGGGTGGCCGCGACCGTTTTCAGCGAGGGAGGGTTGGGGTTGACCCATTCCAACTGGAACGACCCGTGGTATCTGGGAACCTTGCTCGATCCCGATCCCGATCCCGACCCCCATCGGCCCCATCTTCGGCTGAATCATGTCGAGTTGCTCACCCTCATCGCGCCCCGCGGGTTCGCATTGATTGGAGGGGACTCAGCCGATGGCGCTCGCTCCCAGCCTTTGATTCGCGCCGCCGGGACAGTTTGGGATCGGTTAGGCCATCCCGAGGCGTTGGGGATGCTCAACCATCGCCGGGGGCATACTCTTCCCGAAGAAGCCCGCGTTGCCCTCTTCGCCTGGTTGGAGGAGCGCTGCGCGACAACGTTGGCCACATGCCAATCGGATCAAGGCCGCGTCAACCCGTAA